The sequence below is a genomic window from Lolium perenne isolate Kyuss_39 chromosome 7, Kyuss_2.0, whole genome shotgun sequence.
GTCCTTCTGCTTGGGCAACGCGCTGGCGCTGGAGAAGAAGCTGGCAGAGCGGGACGCGGAGATCGCCGCGCTACGGGAGCAGCTGGAGGAGACGAACGGAGAGCTCGCCGCGGCGAAGCGGGCGGAGGAGACGGAGCGGGAGAATGCAGAGGCGACGGAGGCGATGCAGCGGCTCCTGGTGTCAGAGGAGCGCGTGCGGCGGCTCGCTGAGCACGCGCTGGAGGGGGACagggatcaggtgacatgcatacAGCATGTCACGCTGCAACATGCACCCTCCCCGATGCTCTCCAAACCTCATCCAAAGGCCCAGAATGATCCAAGGAAAAAAGATCCCAGGACCCCACACGGGACCAACACAGGCGCGCGCGTGTTCTAGTCTCAGGGCATCTCTAGCTGTACGACGCCGGCCGAAAAATACATCTTGTACCATCTCCAGCGGAGCGATGCAAAGTGATCGGGTTGTCTGTGGCGACACAAATCTggtccaaatatgcgcctcggatctgtctctgcggacgctgcgcaGACGCGCAAAGTGCCccctcgcgtctggcggacgtttcgtctgGCCGgcctggcagtgacccagcgtcgatgcgtcttcttcgccagtactggcgccgaggcgtcgcttcggcagtctgcggccgcgtaaatggcgatgcctcgcgtggcccGCGGCCgccgcctacctctgcgcacgaagtaatggcgatgccacgcgtgccgcggccgtcgccctgcctccgatctatataaacaggggcgcgagcatctcatctcctccccacaaaatcctagccgccgcacaacctccaccgtagcgccgctgccgctcagcctccaccggagccaccatgagcagcgccggcaGCGGCCAGGCTAccgcacctccacctccacctcccactccacctcccccggcctcgagctccgacgagaAGTTCGACTCCGACGACATCAccgacctcctcgacccggtcagggacgccgaGGCTCTGGCTGAAACGGATAAGGAAGCAGAGGATGAGCGGGCGGTCCATGCGGCGGTcgacgccgagctggaacagcgcagggtggtggccgccgcagccgcagaggactctgactccgacatatcatggtcttccgatgaccctgatgcgcctaccccggagtcattcgagacgctcaaggacgacgccgccaacgcgaggctgcAGCAGTGCTTGCAAGAGGACGCGGGGAAAATGGAAGGTTTGGCGCCAGCTCGAGGCCGCCGCCGAGTGCCCCGctgccgatcccgccgccgccgagcgccgccgaacgccgccgctgccgatcccgccgccgccagtaTTACTAAATTACTGTTGTTTTACTGTTTAGAAATGTCTCAAAATTAATTTATGCAAATCTGGTAAAGTATACTGTTCGTAGTACGTACTGTTGTTCACAGTATACTGTTTGAAGTACATACTGTTCAGAAATATTGTTTTACTGTCTAACCAGTGAAAGGCTGATGTTTGTATTATGCATATTTAAAACTCTTAAGTAACTGTTCTGTGCTGTTTATAGTGTTCAAAACTGAAGCAATCTGAATTCGTGAGATCTTTTTTCCTTGGATCATTCTGGGCCTTTGGATGAGGTTTGGAGGGCATCCGGGAGGGTGCATGTTGCAGCGTGACACCTGATCCCTGTCCGCTGGAGGGGTACCAGCGCTGGAAGGATGGCCGAGCGGCACACAGAACATGATCCTTGTCGCCCGCGCTCTGGCTGGGTCGTTCGTGCCGTTTGATTAGGGAGCTCGTTGACGAAAAGTGTGAATGGCACTCGAGCTTCAGTGATCCCGCCTGGTTGTGACGCTCTCATTCGCTCGTTTCGGTACTGTGGCCATTCACGTGTTCGTACCTTCATACGTATTCATCCTGTTTTGCTTACCGTATATGGTGTTGTATATTCGTCCTGATTTCGTATTCACTGCCAGCCGCATTTATTGCCTTTCCACGTGCAACGCAACTGTGCCGACACCAATCCATGAGCTGTGTCCAAATTTCAACGGTTACTGTCTTCTGTGCCGTTGCACAGTGAAGCGAGCTCTGACAGAAAGGAAAATGATGATGCCTATGCGTGTCTTGCTCTCTTCTGAGCCCACGTCCGGACTTTATTGGCTCGAGACAGTGCTGATGGGATGTGAGATGGAGAGATGCCCCTGTAAGAGCCAGTTAATTTACTTGTTGCTCCACTCTATGCGGTTGCAAGTGTGAAAACAAAATAGGATTATTAACTATTTTTACGAGATGCAAGACAACATTACTGCGTATACATGTTTTCGTTTTGTGTGATGCACCAAAAAATTACTTTTTTACTTTTCAATAGTAAAAAATTAATATAAATCCTAAACCTAATGTACGAGTAACACTAAACTCTAAACTCGAaatataaccctaaccctaaccataacCCTAACTCCTAAACCATAAATCTTAAACCATAAACCCAAATCCTAACCTTAATCTTAACCCTAACCCCAATCCCTAACATTAACCATAACCCTAAACAGTAAACCTAGCAGTAACCTTAGACTGTACACATAACCCTAACCTTAATAGTAAGTCCAAAACAATAACCTTAACACATAAACATAACCCTAACCTTAATGCATACCCAGACATAATCGTATCTGTGACACAACCCTAAAATTTGGTCCCACCACTCATATTTACTGGGATGGACGGGAAAAATATCTGGCACAGCTCACTTAAAGTCACTGCAACAACTACCTACCAAGTGTCCCAGGTACTGTTGTCCAATACGTACAACCTGTATTCAGCCATTTCCGACTATGTGTATTCGTTGCAGAAATTCCACGGCACAGAGTCAAAGGCCTGAACAAACCAATCGCACGCGAACACCTGCCGAGAGCACTGGCGCTCGTGTTCACCAAACACGAATCCTCATCCGCTCGTTGATCGATTTGGTTGTAAAAAAAAACTCGTTGATCAATTTCTTTTTTTCCATAACCTGAAAAGTTTTCAACGCATTTCAAGTTCTCTTCATGGctatttcgcaaaaaaaaaaagttctcTTCATGGCTAGATGACTTGCAGGCCACTTCTGATTAGAACCCATTTCGCGTCCTTCAAAGAGTTTAGAGTTTTGAGGCGCGCCGAACATTTTTTCGTTCTCAGTTGCATGCCTCAAAGTCTTCTTTCATCTGGAGCGGCTCAATACGGTGTCTGACGTTCTGAGTCCATCCCCGCTTCGGGCACGTCGGATAGAGCGAGAAGCAAGGTAGGGAGTGGTGGGTCCGACGCGTTATTGACACAGAAGTCTAAAACCAGTCGACTACCTCTGGTCAAGCAACGTTAATGACGCCCAGACTTTCCCAGGCTAGGATGGATATGGAGAGAATGAAGATTAGAGAACATTTGCACATCGAAGAAACACAAGAGAAACCTAAATTGCCAGATTCCTTGTACTAGATGGACTCATCAAAAAAGTTGTTGTTTTGTGGACTAGTTAAAAATGTTAGATTTCCAGACAACCATGCTTCCTCTATGTTCAACAAGGTGAGGTTAGAGGAAAACAAGTTTGTTGGGCTGAAAACACATGACTACCATATTTTGTTTGAAGAATTCTTACCTTTGGATGCAATGAAGATATTACCTGAACATGTTGCTATGCCTTTGGTTAAGCTGGCCAGGTGTTTCAAGGTCATTACTTCCAAGATTGCCAGCAATAAAGAAATAGAAATGGTTGAAGAAGAGATGCAAGAGATATTATGCCAACTGAAGAAGATTTTTCCTCCAACATTCTTCGATATCATGGAGCATCTAGTTATACATTCCCAGCTAAAGTGAGACTTGTTGGACCTGTTCAATTTAGGAACATATGGTCGATCGAAATGTTCATTGGCAACATGAAAAACTGGGTACACAATAGAAGCCACCCTGCAGGATCTATTGCAGAAGGATATTTGATTGATGAGTGTTTAACATTTTGTTCTTGATATGTGGATGATTGTAACACTAAGTTCAACAGAGCACCAAGACATGATGACAACATGACTAGTAGTGCAAAAACAAATGGCAGCAAGTACTTGACGATTTTTGGAAGACCATTATCAGCTTGCACTACTGCTTGAACTAGATTTCCTGTCTTGGACACAAGCACAGAAGTATGTACTCTTCAATTACAAACACATCCATTTTTACACAGAGAAGAATGTCAAATCTTTAGCTAGGCAAAAagaggaaaagtaaaagacaatTAGCAGCAGAACATCATGGGACATTCCATAGTTGGTTTATTGACCATGTGCAGTCTTTGCTTCTTAAAGGCACGAAATTGCCTGAAGAAATTGTGCTGCTAGCAAATAAACCTTACATGAGGTTGAAGAAGCACAACAACTACACCAATAATAGTTGTGAATTCCACGCAAAGGAGTATGCAACAGGCAAAAGTACTCAATGTGATGGAGTATCAAACTCAACTATATATGACTTCTAGTTATAGTTCAAAAGATAAAGACCCATTGAAAAGACAAGTAGAATATTATGGTACTAGAATAATTGAAATTGTTGAGTTAAATTATTCCAATGAAGGAAGTGTTGTCCTGTTCAAATATGAATGGGCAAAACCTACTGGAATTAAAAACATTGTCAACTTTGGGATAATACAAGTAAACCTGAAGCAGTTAGAATTGGGATCAGAACCATTTATATTTTCAACTCAAGTTAAGTAGATATAATATGTGAAAGATGTTGTAGATGATGAATGGTACTCTATTGTAGGCATTGATTGTAAACTGGCGCCAAAAAAGTGCCGGTAATCCGGACACGTGAGGTAGTGCCAGTCATCTCGCCATCAAAAGAACGTGACACCTGCTAGAGACCAAAGAGCTCGACGCGCCTCATGTCCTCCTGCGATCCTTCACCACAGCGAGCTCGGCCTTGGCCCTCTTCAGTTGGTCCTGCAGAGCGGCGACCTCCGTGTCTCGCGCCGCCAGCTTCTCCTCCAGCTCCAGCGCGTATGCTGAGGAGTACATCGCGTAGTTCACGGCCTGCTCTCAGACAATGCGATCGATGGGAATCCATTAGATGCGCATACCAAAGGAATTTACATTTGTTGGCATACCTTGAGAACCTCTACGTTGCACGACGCGACGACATCAGACGGCTTGCTGGCGGCAAagacgcgctccagcggtggcgcgACGGCGCCTCGCAGCAACTCCCGTGCGGCCTCCCAGTCTGTGCCGTCGTCGCTGTGTCCGTTGGGGACGCGCGTCGGCTTCCGGGAGAAGCCTGGGGGCGGCGAGCACGCGCCGGCGGGCGCCGAGATGCCATGCGCGGCAGGTCGCCTGCTTGGCAGCACAGGAGAAGGCCGCCCCTCCTCGCCGAATGCTTCCTTCAGACTCCTCTTCTTTCCGCACGACGGGGCGTCGctgcccgcctcgcttttcaccTTGCTCGCCGATGCCGCCGCGTTTTCCGCCCGAATGGATTTCATCATGCCGTAGACCAGGGGATCCATTCCTTCGGAACCGGCGGTTGTATGAACACAAGTAGGCGGCGTCGCTGGCACCGGCGACGCGGGAGATATCATGGCGGCGACAAGGTTGCTCTCGCAAAGATAGGTCCTGAGATCGACGGGGGCGGCGTCGTGAGCCTCCAGCAGCTTCGCCGCCATTTTTTCCTCCTCGCCGTTGAGCACCGGCTCGACGAGCGAGCTCGTGGGCGGCTCTCCCCACTCCACGGGGCAAGTCCACGGCTCCGGCGACGAGAGGAAGAAGAACCCGTGCTTCCAGCCCGTGTTACGGTGCGGCAAACCCGCGAAGCATAGGGACGCGTCTCTGGCTCGGAAAAAATACCAGCCTTTGCGCTTGTTTTTCTGGGAGAACAGTGGGAGGCATCCGAAGAAGTAGCGGAACACGGCGATGGACGGCGGCACGCCGGCGGAGCGGCAGAGCACGAGGAAGCCCGCCATGATGCGCCACCCGTTGGGCGCCAGCTGGGTCGGCGCGATGCCGAAGTGGGCGAGCGCGTCGCGGTAGAACGGGTGGAGCGGGACGCGCATCCCAGCCTCCAGCGCGTGCGCGTACACGCACACGGCGCCCGGCGGCGGGGACGAGCTCGCGCGCAGGTCGCCGGCGGAGCGAGCCGTGTACTGATCCTTGGGCACGCCGTATTGCTGGCACAGAGCGTCGACCTCGTCCTGCGTGCGCAGGAAAGAGACGACGCCCTCGGCGTCGGGGGGCGCCGGGAGGACGACGGCAGCGGCGTCGTTATCGTCGTCGGTGGTGGCGGCGTGGTGGTTCTGGTCATCGTCGGACGAATCGACGCGGTAGTCGGGGTCGTCGTCGTTgcccgaagaggaggaagaggagcaaggCATCGCGCGCGTCGGTTCTCGCGCGAGGTGTCCCACTTTTTTCCTTCAATGAGGCAGAGGATGAAGATGAAAACGAGAGTTAAGTGGCCGGTAGACAagcgtaagagcatctccactcgtcccccgacgaggcacccgagcgacgttttttccatccggacggcgaaattcggcccagtcgcgcccccggttcctctttttcgtccggatttgacccttcatccatccggcgagcccacgccatccccggccccccggggcgcgctcggggactccggacgaagctaaaccaaccgcccacgcccacgtgtctcctctttcgtccggattccccgagccatcctctttttccccgagaaacgccgcttggggagcacacgactgggaaactactcctccccacgccaaatcttcctccaatccggacgaaaaattcgccggatttgggcgtggggagcgccaacgagtggggatgctctaaactCCTTCTGTTAGGTTCCCGAGGAGCATTGAGTATTGAGCAGTTCAATACTCCGGGTCTCCGGCGACGGGAGAGCACCAGATGCATCAGTACTGTAGAACACATGTGTACTCATTTTGATTTGGACCCATATCAGCCGGTCACATTTTAAATTTCAAGATCAGGTTTAAAATGCATACCTCATTTACTATGAGTTTGACATATTTGAAAAAGCAGTTTGACTCCTAGGATTCTCGAAGGAAAAAATGCAATATTATATAGCATCATGTTATGTTGAATCCTATGATGTTAAAAAATAAGAGAATTATCCTACGAAGTTGAAAAAAAAACAAGAATTCCATCCGAGAGTGTTTGAATGTGATATAATAAAATTCAAGCTTTGGAAATCTTGTGCAATAAGTATTGGCCTAAAAAGATCTTTTAAATTCCGTCGAATTCCGTCAAAAGAGCTCTAGGATCGTACATCGGCCACAATAGGAGGGTCATGTCCTCTTCAGTTCTATAATATTAGAGAGCCTGAATTTGTCTTTGCTTTTCGAAACAAAGTatttttttggagcaaccggGAAGAGCCATTAAGCAAGAGGCGAAAACGGTCCACTGTACAAGGATTGCATGTTTAGGTTAAGGTGTAAACATGCGAGAAACCACCATAACTGAACACGACCAAAAATCTAGTTTAGCTCGGCAGGAAAGTTCTGCACTCGACGATAGCAAAGGCAAGATCCATCTGCATGATGTCCTCCCTAACAATGGACGCCACCTCGAGGTAGGTGAGGCGATGACCAGTGAAGATGCGGTGGTTCCTCTCTTTCCAAGCGTTTAAGAGAACATACAACAACCGACCACTTATACACCGCATGTTGTTGCGCGGCTTGCCAGCAATGATGGCGTCCCACCAGTCTGAGGTGGAGGTGTAACTTTGTCTGTGCGTGACGATTCCCTTGTTGTCTTCCCCCTCTAAGAGATGGCCAGCATGATGGGGTAATCCTTGCAGAGATGGATGGTCGTTTCAAAAGCAAGTAGGCATAGCGGGCATATGGGGTAATGGGGCCATCCTCTAGTAGCCAACATGTCAGTGAGCAGGATCTTGCGATGAAGGCCAAGCCAGACGAAGAGCTTGCATTTGGGTTCCGTGTGTGCCATCCAAATCTTCTTAGCATCGAACTTGGCAAAACCGTCCAAGAACTGGACATGGTATGCAGAACCAGCAGAGTAAGAACCCTCCGCATTGAGAGTCCAGGTGATGGTGTCCGGCTACTCCGGGGTGAGATGCATGGCCGCTACACCGGCCTAGACTTGCAAATACTGCGCAAGCTGCACATGTGTGGAAAGCCCTGCGATGGAACAGATCCAGTTGTCATCATGCAACTCTTTGGCGACGGAGCGTGCTTTTCTTGTAGCCACCTTGAATAGATCCAGAGCCCATACAAGGACTGGCCCGCGGCCGGACCAAGAGTCGAACCAGAAGGAAGTAGATTCGCCGTTGCCGATTGTGATCTTCGTGGCGGCACGGAAAAGAGCCCACTCCGCGTCGTCACAGGGAAGATTGGAGCCCACAAAGTACACCGCGGGTCAGCCCATTGAAGCCACGGCCACCTCAGCCGAAGAGGGCGCCCGGAGCAATCCAGGTGAAGAATaccaagccccccccccccccccccccaagtcgTTAGGTCTACAAACCGTCTTCCAGTTTACTAGTGTGTGCCCGTTCGACGCATGTTCAGCGTCGTCACCACCCCACATGAAGTTTCATGCAATTCTGTTGATCTTATCACGTGCCCATTTGGACATCGGGATGGCAGTGGCATGGTATATGGCCTTGGCCATGAGCACCAATTTTGCGAGCGTGATCCTTCCGAGGCACGCCAGATTCTTGTCAATCCATCTAGGGAGCTTGCCGGTGATTTTATCAATGAGCGGCTGCAGGTCAACTTTGCGAAGACGGCGAAAGAGGAGAGGATGCCCCAAATATTTGCCAGGGGAAGTCACGATCGTGGTGAGAAATTCAAACAGGACGTCTTCGAGGTTGATGCCACCAAAGTGCACCGGAAATCCCTCGGTCTGGGTCATGTTTGTGACAAGTCCAGTACCCTTGCCAAAACAATCGAGGATGGCGAAGATGGCATGAAGGTCGTCTTTAATAGGGTTTACAAAGATACCCGCATATCGGATTATGAGAGATTCTGCATTGGGTCACACGTGATCTGATGGGGCTCGAGATACCGCGGTTGGTGGCCATAGCAAGGATGCGTTGGAGTGGGTCGATGCCAAGAACGAATATCATGGGGAATAGCGGGTCCCCTTGACGTAGAACCTTGTCTCTCCAAATCTGGCTGAAGGACTGTGGAAGTAGCCGAAGCTAGCGAGAATGGCCTTCCCGGCTCGCCATTGAGGACTCTAGAAGTAACCGAAGCCATCGATAAGCAAACCTAGTCTCTCCAAATCTGGCTGAAGCCCAGCGCTTTCATGACCTCCAACAGGTAGGCCCATCCCATAGAGTCGAAGGCCTTGGAGATGTCGAACTTGAGGAACATACTCGGGGTCTTGGAGGAGTGTAATTCCTTGATGAGGTTCTGGACATACAGGAGGTGGTCATGGATGCTCCTCTTTTTGACGAATGTGCTTTGGCATTTGGAGACAATGTCCGAAGGGATAGGCGCGAGCTTGTTAGCAAGAAGCTTGGAGAAAATCTTGGAGAGGCTATGGATTAGGTTGATCGGCCTGTAGTCAGCAATGCGCAGAACATCCGACTTCTTTCGGATGAGGATGATATTGGACGAGTTAATAAGGTTTGGATATCCCCCACGAAGGTTGGTCATGTGGTAGATCACCACCACGATGTCATCCTTTATGatgtaccagcaagacttgaagaaAGTGTCAATGAAGTCGTTAGGGCCGGGGGGCCTTCACCATAGGTAGAGCGAAAATGGCCCCCTCAATATTATCCTCGTCGAAAGGGGTGTCCAGTTGAGTGGTCATGGGCAGTATAATTGAGGCGCTCTGAGTCGAGGCTCGACTTCCTAGGCGCTTTGGAACCAAGAATGACCTTGAAGTGACAGTTTAGCACGTCCTCTTTATCTTCCTTGGTGATAACATCTGCCGGAGCAGAGCTGAGGTTCTGAATATGGACCTTGCGACGGTGGAGGCTATTCGCTCTAGCGTGAAAAAGCTTGGAATTGGCATCCCCTAAATGGATACAGGTGAGTCTGGATGTTTGGCGCAACTTGGTCTTCTGGTTTGCTAGCAGGCCAAGTAGGAGGACTTGAGTTGACGACGAAGAGCCCTCTCCTCCACGGATAGCGGCCTAGTCTCCTTGGCCTGGTGAAGACGCCAAATGATCTCTTTGGTCGCTACAATCTGGAGCGCACATCTCCAACACATTCATGTTGTCATTTCTTCATGGCTTTAGTAGTACGTGATAGCTTGATGTGAACCCGATGAATGGGGGCCAAAGCCTGCACCTCCTTTGTCCACGCCTCCAAGACGGTTTCCTTAAAGCCTTGCATGTGCAACCGAGACTCTTCAAACTTGAAGGTAGACTTCCTCGCGGTCGCGACGGAACCCTGAAGGAAGAGGGAAGAATGGTCTGAACAAGCCGAAGTGATGGCCTAGAGGTGAGTGTTAGGAAAAATCTCGTCCCACTCGTTGGAGAAGAAGACATGGTCGATCTTGGTGAGGACGGGGTCACCCTGTTCATTTGATCAAGTAAACGACGCCCGTCCATGCACATGTCCTTTAGCTCAAGGAAGTCGTCTGCCGCACGAAAATTGCCGGGTAGACGCCTATTGATGTTCAGGTTGTTCTTGTTGGAAGCTTTAGTGGTGAGGTTGAAATATCCCATGAGGATCCACGAGGCGCGCACGAAAGGCTTTAGACCTCGGAGTTCGTCGATGAAGGTGAGCTTCTCCTGGTCGCCCTGCGGGCCGTAGACCCAAGTGCTGGACCACTTAGAGCTGTCGCTGAGCAAAGTGAACGTATCAGTGAGCGTGAAGGTGGTGAGTGGATGTCCGTGAGGCTCACGAAAGCGTTGGAGCGGGTCAGGATCATGATCCACGAGTCCCAATGGTGGGAAGGACGACATAGTTAGCGGTGAAGCATGGGCCGAGGGTGTAGCTTATCATGGCGTCGTCGACCAAAACCTTAAACCTTGGGATGAAGGTAGTAGAAGATAGTAGTACGAGTGTCTTTAACTAAGTCGCAAACAGCGTCACGATGCACCCTGCTGTTGAGGCCTCTCCGGTTCCACTCAAAATATTAACTTTTTTGTGTCATTAAAGGAGATACTTGGACACTAAATGAATCGCAGAAGCTTTGCATGGAGAACTCGACGCAGATTCTGGTAGTTGATGCCATGGAGAGACGTATCGGTGCAGTAAGGCAAACTCCAAGTAGCAAAACAAAGTATAGACGTAATAAATACGTACATACACTCACCACTATAAATGTACACAATTATATCTTACCCTTGTGGACATCTTTGAAAGACAAATACAAATACTGATCCGACGACCCTTGAGAATGATGAAGTCATCTCAGACATCTCGCTGTCGACAGAAACATCACCTCCACCGAAGAATATTCTGTTGGTGTTTATTCATTGGTGCCATGGAAGTGATACTGTCCTTCTAACCATCCAACGATAAATTAGTTCTCGAACATGAATTTATCTTCAAGTGTATTTTACACTAAAAAAACCACTATATTCTATATGACACAAAATTGCTCCAAAACATATTTTACACGAATCCATAGTAAAAAATTCTAAGTATTTCAAGCGCATGAAAAGTTGACTTCAATGTGAACCATCTTTGGATTTCTATCCTCTACAAATACAATAAATGATAGAAAATCCATGGACATTTTAAGCATGTATCCTAGTTCCCCCCTTCAGCATTATAAATCCAGCGTGTATCACTAAGTCATAGATTTAACCAACGTAATACAAAGTATATATGTTAAAATGTATATTATTATAAGTTTCGATGTTATATTTTTCAATAATATATTTTACAGTTCATGTTATATTGGTTAAATTAATAATCAAGCTATACGCGTTAGTTTTACAATCTCGAACGGAGGTAGTACTAAATAAAAACAATTAGGTACAAAGTAGCTAAGTGAATTCATACATCATATTGCTCAATAATTATTTCTAACTTGTGTTTTACAATATTTTACATTGTTTGAATTATTGCCTTTACGTCGGAGAGTTTTAAATAAGATACTACATTAACACTTGTTTGATGGAATCTGCGTTACAAAACAGAACAAAACACATAGGATTCCATTGCTTGGTCGAATGTATTTGTTTTCGGAGGAGGGCATCACTCGGAAATTCGAGTGAAATGCATGGGTAGTCCTGGAAGTTGACGGCAATGTCCAAAACAGTCCTGGAACTCAGGATTTGCCTCAACGCAGTCCTTAATCTCGTTATGCATGTTCACATACGGTCCCAAATACGACTGACTACAATATTTTGTTGACGTGGCACTGGATTCCCACTGGTAGGCGCTGGTCTTCCTCAATACCATATGAATCCAGTATTCTGGTGGTATGTTGGAACTAGAGGAATCTCTTGTCGGAGGTCGGAGGAGGGCTGGCCCACAGGAAGGCGTGGACGAGGGATCGCGTCCCAGCGGTCGTGCTCGACCTGAGGTTAGGGCATCTCTAACGTGTTCGGATGCCTCTAGCTGGATAAAAATTCGCGAACCCATCTCTAAAACGGATGGTTGCGGTGTTCGGAACAACTCAAAGCCGGTTCAAATTTGGATCTTGTTTGTGTGGCCACGGACACCGATCGCTGGCCGCTCGTGTCCTCCCCTTGTCCTTTCCTGGCCCGCATGTTATAGGGAGATAGCTTCATTTTTCATTAAAATTAGACATATTACATTTTTCTTAATATTACCTACTACTAGTCTAGCTACGTAGGGGTCCGGCGGCCTCGCTGCCGGGGctgtggatttcactcgacgcgggcggcctatacgcgtgaggattccactccagcttaccAGCTGGGTGGCTCGGCGACGGCTCTCTTGCGGCGTTCCTCCGCGACCGCCCTCCTCCGTTCCGTCCTCGCAGCTTGGACGCGCTCGCGCTTCGCCTCATGCGGCGTCAGCATCCGCTTCCCGCACAACGCGAGCTCCTGCAAGGCAGCGCGTTCCACAGCGGTCCGTGCCTCCAGGCGGACGCGGCCGGCGTCCTGGGCCTCGTGGTTCCCCTGCCGACAACGCAGGCGCTCTTGGCAGCCGCGCTCCACCGACGCAGCAGCCTCCCAGGCGCGCCGCCCGGGCGAGGGCAGCTGGAGGAGGTGGCGGGCTGCTTGCAGAGCGAGGAGCTCGTTCTTCCGGCCGATGAGGTCGCCTAAATGGCGGCGACCGGCCCGAACGGaggcctcgtgctccttcgtcatGCGTGTGAGCTCGgcgagacgctcctcgatggcgacgttgaTCTTCGCCATCTCGAGGTCGTGGAGGTAATCCTCCGCGTCGACGGGCTCCTCCTCCGCGACGGGCTCTGCCTCCTCCTCCACTacgggctcctcctcctcctccgcggcctcgtaccagccgtccATGGCCT
It includes:
- the LOC127318018 gene encoding uncharacterized protein; this encodes MPCSSSSSSGNDDDPDYRVDSSDDDQNHHAATTDDDNDAAAVVLPAPPDAEGVVSFLRTQDEVDALCQQYGVPKDQYTARSAGDLRASSSPPPGAVCVYAHALEAGMRVPLHPFYRDALAHFGIAPTQLAPNGWRIMAGFLVLCRSAGVPPSIAVFRYFFGCLPLFSQKNKRKGWYFFRARDASLCFAGLPHRNTGWKHGFFFLSSPEPWTCPVEWGEPPTSSLVEPVLNGEEEKMAAKLLEAHDAAPVDLRTYLCESNLVAAMISPASPVPATPPTCVHTTAGSEGMDPLVYGMMKSIRAENAAASASKVKSEAGSDAPSCGKKRSLKEAFGEEGRPSPVLPSRRPAAHGISAPAGACSPPPGFSRKPTRVPNGHSDDGTDWEAARELLRGAVAPPLERVFAASKPSDVVASCNVEVLKAVNYAMYSSAYALELEEKLAARDTEVAALQDQLKRAKAELAVVKDRRRT